One segment of Mycolicibacterium neworleansense DNA contains the following:
- a CDS encoding TetR/AcrR family transcriptional regulator yields MSTPYERMADAVLRVLVAEGFEGVSVRKVAALAEVSIGAVQHHFPTKDAMLAGAMDRASARFLARLAECLTAEMTAAQRLETMAVALVCPDPGDRDISVAWLLRLARAAVDEQTAIRHRQDWIRMSQWLAELIAAAAPGVDARQAAVELLALLDGLACSVAVEPDRVSPALAERIAREHVRRLLN; encoded by the coding sequence GTGAGCACGCCCTACGAGCGGATGGCCGATGCGGTGCTGCGTGTCCTGGTGGCCGAAGGCTTCGAAGGTGTCTCGGTCCGAAAAGTCGCCGCCCTGGCCGAGGTTTCGATTGGTGCGGTGCAACACCACTTTCCGACCAAGGACGCGATGCTGGCCGGTGCGATGGATCGCGCCTCGGCCCGGTTCCTGGCCCGGTTGGCGGAGTGCCTGACCGCGGAGATGACCGCGGCGCAGCGGCTCGAGACAATGGCCGTGGCCCTGGTGTGCCCGGACCCCGGTGATCGCGACATCAGTGTGGCCTGGCTCCTGCGGCTGGCCCGCGCCGCGGTCGACGAGCAGACCGCGATCCGGCACCGGCAGGACTGGATCCGGATGTCGCAATGGCTGGCCGAACTGATCGCTGCCGCCGCCCCTGGAGTAGATGCGCGGCAGGCCGCCGTCGAACTGCTGGCGCTGCTGGACGGGCTGGCCTGTTCGGTGGCCGTCGAGCCGGACCGGGTCAGTCCCGCGCTGGCCGAGCGGATCGCCCGGGAACATGTCAGGCGGTTGCTGAACTGA
- the arc gene encoding proteasome ATPase yields MSESERSEGHAESFSAGFSQPMSSDDAAELESLRREAAVLREQLENAVGPQSGLRSARDVHQLEARIDSLASRNAKLMDTLKEARQQLLALREEVDRLGQPPSGYGVLLGTHEDDTVDVFTSGRKMRLTCSPNIETATLKQGQTVRLNEALTVVEAGNFESVGEISTLREILADGHRALVVGHADEERIVWLAEPLIAAADLPEGYEGALDDNRPRKLRPGDSLLVDTKAGYAFERIPKAEVEDLVLEEVPDVSYNDIGGLGRQIEQIRDAVELPFLHKELYREYSLRPPKGVLLYGPPGCGKTLIAKAVANSLAKKMAEVRGDDAREAKSYFLNIKGPELLNKFVGETERHIRLIFQRAREKASEGTPVIVFFDEMDSIFRTRGTGVSSDVETTVVPQLLSEIDGVEGLENVIVIGASNREDMIDPAILRPGRLDVKIKIERPDAESAQDIFSKYLTEDLPVHADDLAEFGDDRALTIKTMIEKVVDRMYAEIDDNRFLEVTYANGDKEVMYFKDFNSGAMIQNVVDRAKKNAIKSVLETGQPGLRIQHLLDSIVDEFAENEDLPNTTNPDDWARISGKKGERIVYIRTLVTGKSSSASRAIDTESNLGQYL; encoded by the coding sequence ATGAGTGAGTCAGAGCGTTCGGAGGGCCATGCCGAGAGTTTCTCGGCGGGGTTCTCGCAGCCCATGTCCAGCGATGATGCCGCCGAGCTGGAATCGCTGCGCCGGGAGGCTGCGGTTCTGCGTGAGCAACTGGAAAACGCGGTAGGGCCCCAGAGCGGACTGCGCAGTGCGCGCGACGTCCACCAGCTCGAAGCGCGGATCGACTCGCTCGCGTCGCGCAATGCCAAGCTCATGGACACCCTCAAAGAAGCCCGTCAGCAGCTGCTCGCCCTGCGCGAGGAGGTCGACCGGCTGGGCCAGCCGCCCAGCGGCTACGGCGTCCTGCTGGGCACCCACGAGGACGACACCGTCGACGTGTTCACCTCGGGCCGCAAGATGCGACTCACCTGCTCGCCCAACATCGAGACCGCCACGCTCAAGCAGGGCCAGACGGTCCGCCTCAACGAGGCGCTCACCGTGGTCGAGGCAGGCAACTTCGAATCGGTCGGCGAGATCAGCACGTTGCGTGAAATCCTGGCCGACGGTCACCGGGCCCTGGTGGTCGGGCATGCCGACGAGGAGCGCATCGTCTGGCTGGCCGAGCCGCTGATCGCGGCCGCCGACCTGCCCGAGGGCTACGAGGGCGCGCTCGACGACAACCGGCCGCGCAAGCTGCGCCCCGGCGATTCGCTGCTGGTCGACACCAAGGCCGGCTACGCCTTCGAGCGCATCCCCAAGGCCGAGGTCGAGGACCTGGTGCTCGAAGAGGTGCCCGATGTCAGCTACAACGACATCGGTGGCCTAGGCCGCCAGATCGAGCAGATCCGCGATGCCGTTGAGCTGCCCTTCCTGCACAAGGAGCTCTACCGCGAGTACTCGCTGCGTCCGCCCAAGGGCGTGCTGCTCTACGGTCCGCCCGGTTGCGGTAAGACGCTGATCGCCAAGGCGGTGGCGAACTCGCTGGCCAAGAAGATGGCCGAGGTTCGTGGCGACGACGCCCGCGAGGCGAAGAGCTACTTCCTCAACATCAAGGGCCCCGAGCTGCTCAACAAATTCGTCGGTGAGACCGAGCGTCACATCCGGCTGATCTTCCAGCGCGCCCGTGAGAAGGCGTCCGAGGGCACCCCGGTGATCGTGTTCTTCGACGAGATGGACTCGATCTTCCGCACCCGCGGCACCGGCGTCAGCTCCGACGTCGAGACAACCGTTGTGCCGCAGTTGCTTTCGGAGATCGACGGTGTGGAAGGGCTCGAGAACGTCATCGTCATCGGCGCCTCCAACCGCGAGGACATGATCGACCCGGCGATCCTGCGGCCCGGCCGCCTGGACGTCAAGATCAAGATCGAGCGGCCAGACGCCGAGTCGGCACAGGACATCTTCAGCAAGTACCTGACCGAGGACCTGCCGGTCCACGCCGACGATCTCGCCGAGTTCGGCGACGACCGCGCCTTGACGATCAAGACGATGATCGAGAAGGTCGTGGACCGCATGTACGCCGAGATCGACGACAACCGGTTCCTGGAAGTCACCTACGCCAACGGTGACAAAGAAGTCATGTACTTCAAGGACTTCAACTCCGGCGCCATGATCCAGAACGTCGTCGACCGGGCGAAGAAGAACGCCATCAAGAGCGTGCTGGAGACCGGTCAGCCCGGTCTGCGCATCCAGCACCTGTTGGATTCGATCGTCGACGAGTTCGCCGAGAACGAGGACCTGCCCAACACCACCAATCCCGATGACTGGGCCCGTATCTCGGGCAAGAAGGGCGAACGGATCGTCTACATCCGCACGCTCGTCACCGGCAAGAGTTCGTCGGCCAGCCGTGCGATCGACACCGAGTCGAACCTGGGCCAGTACCTCTAG
- a CDS encoding LysR family transcriptional regulator has translation MDAGRLRMLRELADHGTVAAVAQVLSMTPSAVSQQLKILQREAGVTLIEPDGRRVRLTDAGQVLVGHADAVLAALDRARAEMDAYRSTPRGTVSVSFFPSGAAMLLAPLLLRAAEHGVQVLGRDIDVPAAQAPAQLADFDVVVVHRDERDTSSWGPRFESTELLREPLDVVLPPGHRLARRDHVRLADLADEPWIGVEGGLMVDDVLSSLAILSGVHPRITQRINDFRVVEELVHAGAGIALMPRYVRPARDLARLPITDITVARRVEAVTRTGAATRPAVAAVLEELRTIAADISSATA, from the coding sequence ATGGATGCCGGTCGCTTGCGGATGCTGCGTGAACTGGCCGACCACGGCACGGTCGCCGCGGTGGCCCAGGTGCTGTCCATGACCCCCTCCGCCGTTTCCCAGCAGCTGAAGATCCTGCAACGCGAGGCCGGCGTCACACTGATCGAACCCGACGGCAGACGAGTGCGCCTGACCGACGCCGGGCAGGTGCTGGTCGGCCACGCCGACGCCGTGTTGGCTGCCCTGGACCGCGCCCGCGCCGAGATGGACGCCTACCGCAGCACACCACGGGGCACCGTCAGCGTGTCATTCTTTCCGTCCGGGGCGGCAATGTTGCTGGCCCCGTTGCTTCTCCGGGCGGCTGAGCACGGGGTTCAGGTGCTCGGGCGCGACATCGACGTTCCGGCCGCTCAGGCACCGGCACAACTCGCGGACTTCGACGTGGTGGTGGTGCATCGCGACGAGCGCGACACATCCTCCTGGGGCCCGCGGTTCGAATCCACCGAACTGCTGAGGGAGCCACTGGACGTCGTCCTGCCGCCCGGGCACCGACTCGCGCGCCGCGATCACGTGCGTCTGGCCGATCTGGCCGACGAACCCTGGATTGGCGTCGAAGGCGGGTTGATGGTCGACGACGTGCTGAGCTCGCTTGCGATCCTGTCCGGTGTCCATCCGCGAATCACCCAGCGGATCAACGACTTCCGCGTGGTGGAGGAGCTGGTCCATGCCGGCGCCGGCATCGCCCTGATGCCCCGCTACGTGAGGCCGGCCCGCGATCTGGCGCGGTTGCCGATCACCGACATCACGGTGGCACGGCGGGTTGAGGCCGTCACCCGCACCGGTGCAGCCACCCGGCCCGCGGTTGCTGCCGTTCTGGAGGAGTTGCGCACGATCGCGGCGGACATCAGTTCAGCAACCGCCTGA
- a CDS encoding DUF418 domain-containing protein, protein MSSTRLQSLDVLRGIAILGTLGTNIWIFTNPEGLIGYVNGPPDSPWRPVEIALQVLAQGKFLGLLTVMFGIGLALQQRSALRAGLRWPGSYPWRAMLLLVDGIVHFVLFTEFDVLTGYAITGWIVSYLLVTSPRAQRRIIACAAVVHIAMLSAITVILLSAAGDTGSSRPLDPNPYADGSFWDLVAFRLDHVLLFRLETLLIFPMSIALFLLGARLFHAGVLEAHGAVLRRRLMWVGFAVAAPLDIALEVAGGGPGLILARYGVAPFVSMGILAVVAEFYAQRPTPGWTGRRLAEVGRMALSSYVLQNVLASAICYGWGFGLAAATPTAERVPVTVAVYLVVVAVVMCFAHLWLRRFRRGPVEWLWNSSYRALADRTRGPHPAPHGRGLTRQSL, encoded by the coding sequence ATGTCCTCGACCCGGCTGCAGTCTCTGGACGTCCTGCGCGGTATCGCGATCCTCGGCACGCTCGGCACCAACATCTGGATCTTCACCAATCCCGAGGGCCTGATCGGCTACGTCAACGGCCCGCCGGACTCACCGTGGCGACCCGTCGAGATCGCGCTGCAGGTCCTCGCCCAGGGCAAGTTCCTCGGCCTGCTCACCGTGATGTTCGGGATCGGCCTTGCCCTGCAACAACGTTCAGCGCTACGCGCCGGCCTGCGGTGGCCCGGCAGCTACCCGTGGCGGGCGATGTTGCTGCTCGTCGACGGCATCGTGCATTTCGTGTTGTTCACCGAGTTCGACGTTCTGACGGGCTATGCCATCACCGGCTGGATTGTGTCCTACCTGCTGGTGACCAGCCCGCGCGCACAGCGCCGGATCATCGCGTGCGCCGCGGTCGTGCACATCGCGATGCTGAGCGCTATCACCGTCATCCTGCTCAGCGCGGCCGGTGACACCGGTTCGTCCCGGCCACTCGACCCCAATCCCTATGCGGATGGCTCGTTCTGGGACCTGGTGGCGTTCCGGCTCGACCACGTGTTGTTGTTCCGGCTGGAGACACTACTCATCTTCCCGATGTCGATCGCCTTGTTCCTGCTGGGAGCCAGACTGTTTCACGCCGGTGTACTGGAGGCACATGGCGCCGTGTTGCGGCGACGGCTGATGTGGGTGGGGTTCGCGGTGGCCGCACCCCTCGACATCGCGCTGGAGGTCGCAGGCGGCGGCCCGGGATTGATCCTGGCCCGCTACGGCGTGGCGCCGTTCGTCTCGATGGGCATCCTGGCAGTGGTGGCCGAGTTCTATGCTCAGCGCCCAACACCCGGATGGACTGGACGCCGGTTGGCCGAGGTCGGCCGGATGGCGTTGTCCAGCTACGTGTTACAGAACGTGCTGGCATCGGCGATCTGCTACGGCTGGGGTTTCGGGCTGGCAGCCGCCACGCCGACGGCAGAACGCGTACCGGTCACGGTGGCGGTCTACCTGGTCGTGGTCGCGGTCGTGATGTGTTTCGCGCACCTGTGGCTACGCCGGTTCCGCCGGGGCCCGGTTGAGTGGCTGTGGAACTCCAGCTACCGGGCGTTGGCCGACCGCACCCGTGGCCCGCATCCGGCGCCACACGGCCGAGGCCTGACGCGTCAGAGTTTGTAA
- a CDS encoding adenosine-specific kinase, which translates to MTTPALSWDVVSVDKPDDLNVVIGQAHFIKTVEDLHEAMVGVSPSLRFGLAFCEASGPRLVRRSGNDPELVELAVGNALAIGAGHVFVIFLRDGFPVNVLNPVKGVPEVCSIYCATANPVDVVVAVTPLGRGIAGVIDGESPLGVESEDDVTARRDLLRAIGYKL; encoded by the coding sequence GTGACCACACCGGCGCTGTCCTGGGACGTGGTGTCCGTCGACAAGCCCGACGACCTCAACGTCGTCATCGGGCAGGCGCACTTCATCAAGACGGTGGAGGACCTGCACGAGGCCATGGTCGGCGTCAGCCCATCGTTGCGGTTCGGGCTGGCCTTCTGCGAGGCGTCCGGTCCGCGCCTGGTGCGCCGCAGCGGCAACGACCCCGAGCTGGTCGAGTTGGCCGTCGGCAATGCGCTGGCGATCGGTGCCGGGCACGTCTTCGTGATCTTCCTGCGTGACGGGTTCCCGGTGAACGTCCTCAACCCGGTCAAGGGCGTGCCCGAGGTCTGCTCGATCTACTGCGCGACCGCCAATCCGGTCGACGTCGTCGTCGCCGTCACGCCACTGGGCCGCGGCATCGCCGGTGTGATCGACGGGGAGTCGCCGCTGGGTGTCGAATCCGAGGATGACGTCACGGCACGACGGGATCTGTTGCGCGCGATCGGTTACAAACTCTGA